In the genome of Gordonia rubripertincta, one region contains:
- a CDS encoding TPM domain-containing protein: MHREPAIRGGWEHAVTRRISAALGAVGLALGMTLLLAGVGAGPAAAEPPTRLPTYVVDSAGVITPEQRTELENAVDDLYNEHDIQMWIVYVRSFDGLTSEQWADQTAIASELGDHDALLAVATDDRAYRMFAPDSIGGLDQATLDDVATNDVVPQLREGNWAQAGLGAINGLANALDPSYTGVITAGVVGGAVVVGGGGAYLYSRRRKQRRIDSSVEALREQELTVDQLEEQPLDVLDPWSREVLTDLDNAIRTSEEELRLAVGEFGPAETAPFTKALERAKRDLAQSFTNRQRLDDNIPETDDERRRMLVEIITSCTEADATLDDQVEAFDAMRDLLINADARFDAITQQLIGLRARLDPASQQLTELTEKHGEQTLASVLSNVELARQQIDFAEATADQGRAASAAPVGQQGPAVAAIRSAEGSIEQATVLLDAIDHADANIAAAQSRMPALIDEVEGELAEAASLTADGGPALATAAAAARTALDSARTGFDADPLGTFTALVDADADLDDALDAARDALTKRTRREQVLTAALESATAKVTAAADFIGTRRGAVQSTARTRLAEAQRLLRSAQDAAGTDPVAATTTARQSGALADQALMAAQGDVVSWQQSQGPRSGGSSTAGAVLGGILVDSFLRGTVSGGRGGGYRGGYPGGFGGGFSSGGRSPGSFGGSGSSGRIGTGGRF, translated from the coding sequence ATGCATCGGGAACCTGCGATTCGTGGTGGGTGGGAGCACGCCGTGACACGTCGCATCTCGGCAGCCCTCGGCGCCGTCGGTCTTGCGCTCGGCATGACCCTGCTGCTGGCGGGTGTCGGAGCGGGCCCGGCCGCCGCCGAACCACCCACCCGCCTGCCCACCTACGTCGTCGACTCGGCCGGGGTGATCACGCCGGAGCAGCGGACCGAGCTCGAGAACGCCGTCGACGATCTCTACAACGAGCACGACATCCAGATGTGGATCGTGTACGTCCGCAGCTTCGATGGCCTCACCAGCGAGCAGTGGGCCGACCAGACCGCCATCGCCAGTGAACTCGGCGACCACGACGCCCTGCTGGCCGTCGCGACCGACGACCGGGCCTACCGCATGTTCGCCCCGGACAGCATCGGCGGACTCGACCAGGCCACCCTCGATGACGTCGCCACCAACGACGTCGTCCCGCAGCTCCGCGAGGGCAACTGGGCGCAGGCCGGCCTGGGCGCGATCAACGGGCTCGCGAATGCCCTCGACCCCAGCTACACCGGGGTCATCACCGCCGGCGTCGTCGGCGGAGCGGTCGTGGTCGGCGGTGGCGGTGCGTACCTGTATTCGCGGCGCCGCAAGCAGCGTCGGATCGACAGCAGCGTCGAAGCGCTCCGCGAACAGGAACTGACCGTCGACCAGCTCGAAGAACAGCCGCTCGACGTGCTGGACCCGTGGTCGCGCGAAGTCCTCACCGATCTCGACAACGCCATCCGCACCAGCGAAGAAGAACTGCGGCTGGCCGTCGGCGAGTTCGGTCCCGCCGAGACCGCACCGTTCACGAAGGCTCTCGAACGGGCGAAACGCGATCTCGCGCAGTCCTTCACCAACCGCCAGCGACTCGACGACAACATCCCGGAGACCGATGACGAACGCCGCAGGATGCTCGTCGAGATCATCACCTCCTGCACCGAGGCCGACGCCACGCTCGACGACCAGGTCGAGGCTTTCGACGCGATGCGCGACCTGCTGATCAACGCCGACGCCCGCTTCGACGCGATCACCCAGCAGCTGATCGGCCTGCGCGCACGTCTCGACCCGGCCTCGCAGCAGCTCACCGAGCTGACCGAGAAGCACGGTGAGCAGACGCTCGCCTCGGTCCTGTCGAACGTCGAACTGGCCCGGCAGCAGATCGATTTCGCCGAGGCGACCGCCGATCAGGGTCGCGCAGCGAGTGCGGCACCGGTCGGACAGCAGGGTCCCGCGGTCGCGGCGATCCGCTCGGCCGAGGGGTCCATCGAGCAGGCCACCGTGCTCCTCGACGCCATCGATCACGCCGACGCGAACATCGCGGCCGCGCAGTCCCGGATGCCGGCGCTGATCGACGAGGTGGAGGGCGAGCTCGCCGAAGCCGCCTCGCTGACCGCCGACGGCGGACCCGCGCTGGCGACTGCCGCGGCGGCCGCGCGAACCGCTCTCGACTCGGCCCGCACCGGCTTCGACGCCGACCCCCTGGGCACGTTCACCGCACTGGTCGACGCAGATGCCGATCTCGACGACGCGCTCGACGCCGCACGGGACGCTCTTACCAAACGGACGCGCCGCGAACAGGTGTTGACCGCGGCCCTCGAGTCGGCGACCGCGAAGGTTACCGCGGCGGCGGACTTCATCGGCACCCGACGCGGCGCCGTCCAGTCCACCGCCCGGACCCGCCTCGCCGAGGCCCAGCGACTTCTTCGGTCCGCTCAGGACGCCGCCGGAACCGACCCGGTAGCGGCGACTACCACCGCACGCCAGTCCGGCGCCCTCGCCGACCAGGCGCTGATGGCCGCCCAGGGCGACGTCGTCAGCTGGCAGCAGTCGCAGGGGCCGCGCTCGGGCGGATCATCGACCGCGGGTGCGGTTCTCGGCGGCATCCTGGTCGACAGCTTCCTGCGCGGCACCGTCAGCGGCGGCCGCGGAGGCGGATACCGGGGCGGTTACCCCGGTGGCTTCGGCGGCGGATTCAGCAGCGGCGGACGCAGTCCCGGCTCGTTCGGCGGCTCCGGATCGTCGGGGCGGATCGGTACCGGCGGACGGTTCTGA
- a CDS encoding class I SAM-dependent methyltransferase, whose product MDNDRAAEWDERYGNAERLWTADVNPALITEAEGLTPTTALDVGSGEGADARWLAKRGWQVTAVDISQVALDRARDISGELPITWTRADLVVDPVPGGDFGLVVLHYFPIPVEEIDVARKLVDAVGPGGALLVVAHAPEGVRAHGFEPDDYVQPGGFAKLLGDGWEIVTDETRERGKAAGRGHHTHDVVFRARRAGR is encoded by the coding sequence ATGGACAACGACCGGGCAGCCGAGTGGGACGAGCGATATGGCAATGCCGAGCGGCTGTGGACCGCAGACGTCAATCCCGCACTGATCACCGAGGCCGAAGGCCTGACGCCGACCACCGCGCTCGACGTCGGCTCGGGGGAGGGCGCCGACGCCCGCTGGCTGGCGAAACGCGGCTGGCAGGTGACCGCGGTCGACATCTCACAGGTGGCACTGGATCGGGCACGCGACATCAGCGGCGAACTGCCGATCACGTGGACGCGCGCCGACCTGGTCGTCGACCCGGTCCCCGGGGGCGATTTCGGTCTCGTTGTGTTGCACTACTTTCCGATCCCCGTCGAGGAGATCGACGTGGCGCGAAAGCTCGTCGACGCCGTCGGTCCGGGCGGTGCGCTGCTCGTCGTCGCCCATGCGCCGGAGGGCGTGCGAGCGCACGGGTTCGAGCCGGATGACTACGTCCAGCCGGGCGGTTTCGCCAAACTCCTCGGCGACGGTTGGGAGATCGTCACCGACGAGACGCGTGAGCGGGGAAAGGCCGCAGGCCGCGGTCACCACACTCACGACGTGGTGTTCCGGGCGCGGCGAGCCGGCCGGTAA
- a CDS encoding SGNH/GDSL hydrolase family protein: protein MRLHRRSATLVLALASVAGLVAGATAVAVADDPTEYVALGASFSAGVGIPSSVPGSPSGCGRSTNNFPRLVAEAEGYQLKDMSCGGAQTRHLTTSQTAGQPPQFDGLSPTTDVVTMQIGYNDGNVYSGSIADCSQTASGSSQLAPCETRTLGRYSAEIQLTAGNIATAIAGIKDRAPSAQILVVGYPAVYPQQGNCPGRNPFSAEDTAFLDRLEVELNTMLKTQAQLADVAFVDTYGPSVGHDSCKSQATRWVEPYTNPVGALRLHPNAKGHQQAAKAVRAALD from the coding sequence ATGCGTCTACATCGTCGATCTGCCACACTCGTCCTCGCGCTGGCATCCGTCGCCGGACTGGTGGCCGGAGCAACTGCGGTTGCGGTCGCCGACGATCCGACCGAGTACGTGGCGCTCGGCGCGTCGTTCTCGGCGGGCGTCGGGATTCCCTCTTCGGTTCCGGGATCGCCGAGCGGGTGTGGACGGTCAACGAACAACTTTCCGCGTCTGGTCGCCGAGGCGGAGGGTTACCAACTCAAGGACATGAGTTGCGGTGGCGCCCAGACCCGACACCTCACGACGAGCCAAACCGCCGGCCAACCGCCACAGTTCGACGGCCTGAGCCCGACGACCGATGTCGTCACCATGCAGATCGGTTACAACGACGGCAACGTCTACTCAGGCAGCATCGCCGACTGCTCGCAGACTGCTTCGGGCAGCTCACAACTCGCGCCCTGTGAGACCCGCACCCTCGGTCGGTACTCCGCCGAGATCCAACTGACGGCCGGCAACATCGCCACCGCCATCGCCGGGATCAAAGACCGAGCCCCATCCGCGCAGATCCTCGTCGTCGGCTATCCCGCGGTCTACCCGCAACAGGGCAACTGCCCCGGACGAAACCCGTTCTCGGCAGAGGACACCGCCTTTCTCGACCGTCTCGAGGTCGAGCTGAACACCATGCTGAAGACCCAGGCCCAGCTGGCCGACGTCGCGTTCGTCGATACGTACGGCCCGAGCGTCGGTCACGACTCGTGCAAGTCCCAGGCGACGAGGTGGGTCGAACCGTACACGAATCCCGTTGGTGCGCTGCGGCTACATCCGAACGCCAAGGGGCATCAGCAGGCCGCGAAGGCGGTACGCGCCGCCCTCGACTGA
- a CDS encoding MarR family winged helix-turn-helix transcriptional regulator, with amino-acid sequence MSTPEPAQLATALRPTITRLYLALRRRAPLVQLTAAQTSALNVLADHGWMRMGELAERESIRMPTATSVIDGLTKHELVERRPDPVDRRAVLVDLTAHGRELVDRIRLGRDVALTDALANLSPEHLEALAAAAPALQALRDELDHHPAQTSAAVDANTAGN; translated from the coding sequence GTGTCGACACCAGAACCCGCTCAGCTCGCGACGGCCCTCCGGCCGACCATCACGCGGCTCTACCTGGCTCTTCGACGCCGAGCGCCGCTGGTCCAGCTGACCGCCGCCCAGACCTCGGCACTGAACGTCCTCGCCGATCACGGGTGGATGCGCATGGGTGAGCTCGCGGAACGCGAATCGATCCGGATGCCCACCGCGACGTCCGTGATCGACGGACTGACCAAACACGAACTCGTGGAACGCCGGCCCGACCCGGTTGATCGTCGTGCCGTGCTCGTCGACCTCACCGCCCATGGACGCGAACTGGTCGACCGGATCCGCCTCGGCCGCGACGTCGCGCTCACTGACGCCCTGGCCAACCTGAGCCCCGAACATCTCGAAGCACTCGCCGCGGCCGCCCCGGCCCTACAAGCGCTCCGCGACGAACTCGACCATCACCCCGCACAGACCTCCGCGGCGGTGGATGCCAACACGGCCGGGAACTGA
- a CDS encoding NAD(P)/FAD-dependent oxidoreductase, which translates to MTQQDSTASVVIVGGGLEGAATAWALGQRGITDVVVCERDTVGGGMTGKSSGIVRCHYGVSSLAAMAAVGLEVFEKAEEIFGTDIGFRQTGYVVGVGEPNVESLRKSLAAQREVGVQTEEIDVAEVAKMWPAADLEPFAAFGWEERGGYGDAYQTAQAFAAAARATGIKIRQGTTVTELVVDGDRVTGVRLTDGSTISADTVVVATGVWSKPFLAPHGIDVPISVHREQIVMIHPGEDLGEVPVFSDLVSLQYVRPDVRGEILFGNSDLKELQIADPDNYSNRVDSDFVDLTVDKVGTRFPGFTEPAITSSYAGCYDVTPDWNPIISRGPLDGLVLAVGFSGHGFKISPAVGRLVADLVVDGRSSDPRIPESDFRFTRFAEGDPLTTRFPYVGAGEMR; encoded by the coding sequence GTGACTCAACAAGATTCGACCGCATCGGTCGTCATCGTCGGCGGCGGCCTCGAGGGTGCGGCCACCGCATGGGCCCTCGGTCAGCGCGGCATCACCGATGTGGTGGTGTGCGAACGCGACACCGTCGGCGGCGGGATGACCGGCAAGTCGTCGGGCATCGTCCGATGCCACTACGGCGTTAGTTCGCTCGCCGCGATGGCCGCCGTGGGCCTCGAGGTCTTCGAGAAGGCCGAGGAGATCTTCGGCACCGACATCGGTTTCCGACAGACCGGTTATGTCGTCGGCGTCGGTGAGCCGAATGTCGAGAGTCTGCGCAAAAGCCTTGCAGCACAGCGTGAGGTCGGCGTCCAGACCGAGGAGATCGACGTCGCCGAGGTCGCGAAGATGTGGCCGGCAGCCGATCTCGAGCCGTTCGCGGCCTTCGGTTGGGAGGAGCGCGGCGGTTACGGCGACGCCTACCAGACCGCTCAGGCCTTCGCCGCCGCCGCACGGGCCACCGGTATCAAGATCCGGCAGGGCACGACGGTCACCGAGCTGGTCGTGGACGGGGACCGGGTCACCGGCGTCCGCCTGACCGACGGCTCGACGATCTCCGCCGACACCGTCGTCGTGGCGACCGGGGTGTGGTCCAAGCCCTTCCTCGCGCCGCACGGCATCGACGTCCCGATCTCGGTGCATCGCGAGCAGATCGTGATGATCCATCCGGGTGAGGATCTCGGCGAGGTGCCGGTGTTCTCCGACCTCGTCTCCCTGCAGTACGTCCGGCCGGATGTCCGCGGCGAGATCCTCTTCGGCAACAGCGATCTCAAGGAGCTGCAGATCGCCGATCCGGACAATTACAGCAATCGGGTCGACAGCGATTTCGTCGACCTGACCGTCGACAAAGTGGGCACCCGCTTCCCCGGGTTCACCGAACCTGCGATCACCAGCAGCTACGCCGGGTGTTACGACGTGACGCCGGACTGGAACCCGATCATCTCGCGTGGGCCGCTCGACGGCCTGGTGCTCGCCGTCGGTTTCAGCGGTCACGGATTCAAGATCTCGCCGGCGGTGGGGCGGCTCGTCGCCGATCTCGTCGTCGACGGCCGCAGTTCGGATCCCCGGATCCCGGAGTCCGACTTCCGCTTCACCCGGTTCGCCGAAGGCGATCCGCTGACGACGAGGTTCCCCTACGTGGGAGCAGGGGAGATGCGCTGA
- a CDS encoding helix-turn-helix domain-containing protein, giving the protein MCQLTVDDLAHYAGEVTDDPLIRNQSGIARERPVDQSVEELELETAIAHNVRRLRRQQGLSVGDMATRVGISKAMLSKIENAQTSCSLSTLARLANGFDVSVTSLFRGAEMERSAVFVKAGEGNEIVREGSREGHEYELLGSLRGEHKRLECLLVTLTEKSVTQPLFQHAGTEFLYVLEGVMDYAHSRSVYRMHPGDALQLDGEGAHGPVELVELPVRFLSVIAFPDSAV; this is encoded by the coding sequence ATGTGTCAACTGACAGTGGACGACCTCGCTCACTATGCTGGCGAGGTGACCGACGACCCTTTGATCCGCAACCAATCTGGCATCGCACGGGAACGCCCCGTCGACCAGTCGGTCGAGGAACTCGAACTCGAGACCGCGATCGCGCACAACGTGCGCCGGTTGCGTCGTCAACAGGGACTGTCGGTGGGCGACATGGCGACCCGCGTCGGGATCTCCAAGGCGATGCTGTCGAAGATCGAGAACGCGCAGACCTCGTGCAGTCTCAGCACCCTCGCCCGACTGGCCAACGGCTTCGACGTCTCGGTCACGTCGTTGTTCCGCGGCGCGGAGATGGAGCGGTCGGCCGTCTTCGTGAAGGCGGGCGAGGGCAACGAGATCGTCCGTGAGGGCTCCCGGGAGGGACACGAGTACGAGTTGCTCGGGTCGCTGCGCGGGGAACACAAGCGCCTGGAATGTCTCCTCGTGACGCTGACCGAGAAATCGGTGACCCAGCCGCTGTTCCAGCACGCCGGTACCGAATTCCTGTACGTGCTCGAAGGCGTGATGGACTACGCGCACAGCCGCTCGGTGTACCGGATGCACCCCGGCGATGCGCTCCAGCTCGACGGCGAAGGAGCGCACGGGCCGGTCGAACTCGTCGAACTGCCCGTGCGCTTCCTGTCGGTCATCGCGTTCCCCGACTCCGCGGTCTGA
- a CDS encoding LLM class F420-dependent oxidoreductase: MAFPLRIGVQIQPQHAPEYGLIRDAVRRAEDAGVDVAFNWDHFYPLYGAPEGEHFECWTMLGAWAEQTSRVEIGALVTCNSYRNPELLADMARTVDHISGGRLILGVGAGWFQKDYDEYGYEFGTVGSRLDDFGAALPRIKSRLGKLNPAPTRDIPILVGGSGEKKTLRYIAEHADAWHGFNDVEQYRHKSKVLAEHCAAVGRDPETIERSSAVQFDGDVDTMLRGADALADEGISLLTVGVTGPDYDLTAVEALCRWRDARR; the protein is encoded by the coding sequence ATGGCCTTCCCTCTTCGTATCGGTGTCCAGATCCAGCCCCAGCACGCTCCCGAGTACGGCCTGATCCGGGACGCGGTCCGCCGCGCCGAGGATGCGGGCGTCGACGTCGCCTTCAACTGGGATCACTTCTATCCCCTCTACGGCGCTCCGGAGGGTGAGCACTTCGAGTGCTGGACGATGCTCGGCGCGTGGGCGGAACAGACCTCGCGGGTGGAGATCGGCGCGCTGGTGACCTGCAACTCCTACCGCAATCCGGAGCTGCTGGCCGACATGGCGCGCACCGTCGACCACATCAGCGGCGGACGCCTCATCCTCGGTGTCGGCGCCGGCTGGTTCCAGAAGGACTACGACGAGTACGGCTACGAATTCGGCACCGTCGGCTCGCGCCTCGACGACTTCGGGGCGGCACTGCCGCGCATCAAGTCGCGTCTGGGCAAGCTGAACCCGGCGCCCACCCGCGACATCCCGATCCTCGTCGGCGGCAGCGGCGAGAAGAAGACGCTGCGCTACATCGCCGAGCACGCCGACGCCTGGCACGGCTTCAACGACGTCGAGCAGTACCGGCACAAGTCGAAGGTGCTCGCCGAGCACTGCGCTGCGGTGGGACGCGACCCGGAGACCATCGAACGGTCGTCGGCGGTGCAGTTCGACGGCGACGTCGACACGATGCTCCGCGGCGCCGACGCACTGGCCGACGAGGGCATCAGTCTGCTCACCGTCGGCGTGACGGGCCCCGACTACGACCTCACCGCCGTCGAGGCCCTGTGCCGGTGGCGCGACGCTCGACGCTGA
- a CDS encoding MalY/PatB family protein — protein MLPLFIAEMDYQLAPVVAEAMIDRIRASDVGYAGDSGGVGTAFAGFAQRRWNWQLSADDVTLTTDVSVVIVEELRSAIRPGDGVILMPPVYPPFFELIPEAGGTVVEVPLLDDPGWRMDLDGIDAALAAGARAVLLCHPHNPVGLVHDASDLARLAELAASYGATVVSDEIHAPLVHPGVGFVPFLAVSDIAREVGLAAHSASKAFNLAGAKCALTVATSDRGRGIVARQPDEVQYRTSILGRAATEAAFDRGDDWLDATLDVIGESLDLLERLLAEHLPGVGYRRPRASYLAWLDFREAGLGDNPGLPILEHGRVALHYGPAFGAQGAGFARLNVACSPEVLTEAVERIARIVTDPPVP, from the coding sequence GTGTTGCCGCTGTTCATCGCGGAGATGGACTACCAGCTCGCACCGGTGGTCGCGGAGGCGATGATCGACCGCATCCGGGCATCCGATGTCGGTTATGCCGGCGACTCGGGCGGCGTGGGAACGGCTTTCGCGGGTTTCGCGCAGCGGCGGTGGAACTGGCAGCTGAGCGCCGACGACGTCACGCTGACCACCGATGTGAGTGTGGTGATCGTCGAAGAGTTGCGGTCGGCGATTCGTCCGGGCGACGGCGTCATCCTGATGCCGCCGGTGTATCCGCCGTTCTTCGAGCTCATCCCGGAGGCGGGCGGAACCGTCGTCGAGGTGCCGCTGCTCGACGATCCCGGGTGGCGGATGGATCTCGACGGCATCGACGCGGCGCTCGCGGCGGGTGCGCGGGCAGTTCTGTTGTGCCACCCGCACAATCCGGTGGGCCTGGTCCACGATGCATCCGACCTGGCGCGGCTGGCCGAGCTCGCGGCGTCGTATGGCGCGACGGTCGTCAGCGACGAGATTCACGCGCCACTGGTGCATCCTGGAGTCGGCTTTGTCCCGTTCCTCGCGGTGAGCGACATCGCGCGTGAGGTGGGCCTCGCTGCGCATTCGGCCAGCAAGGCGTTCAACCTCGCGGGGGCGAAGTGCGCGTTGACGGTGGCCACCTCGGACAGAGGCCGGGGGATCGTCGCACGTCAGCCCGACGAGGTGCAGTACCGGACGTCCATCCTCGGCCGTGCCGCGACGGAAGCCGCCTTCGATCGGGGCGACGACTGGCTCGACGCCACCCTGGACGTCATCGGGGAGAGTCTCGACCTGCTGGAACGGCTTCTGGCCGAACATCTGCCGGGCGTCGGTTATCGACGGCCTCGTGCGTCGTACCTGGCCTGGCTCGACTTCCGCGAGGCCGGACTCGGGGACAACCCGGGGCTGCCGATCCTCGAGCACGGCCGGGTCGCGTTGCATTACGGACCCGCTTTCGGCGCGCAGGGCGCGGGCTTCGCACGGCTGAATGTGGCGTGTTCGCCGGAGGTGCTGACCGAGGCGGTCGAACGGATCGCTCGCATCGTCACCGACCCGCCTGTTCCATAG
- a CDS encoding PhoX family protein encodes MRIQLPLFTSDGRDAGRSSRAHVTCRYKCGDACRSEPGNTSDNAYFRDIVRTAVSRRSVLKTSAGTAVAFGAASVLAACGDGGSGSGSRTGTAATDALPGMKFTAVPANTEDAVVIPDGYRQEVVIRWGDPVLPGAPDFDFAGQSPEAQAKQFGFNNDFAGLIPVDGVPGHFYLVANLEYPTEPFMFAGYREGAPTEQQARIAMAAVGIAVVEVVARPGTGALTPRVGERNRRLTASSPFRLTGPAAGSEFVRTAADPAGTTILGTFANCSGGLTPWGTMLSGEENFNNYFANASKVTDPRAAERLDRYSFADDDDEHQWGRYDKRFDLAVEPNEANRFGYVVEVDPHDPKAVPVKHSSLGRCKHESANIHVVENGPDRGTVVAYSGDDEKFEYIYKFVSSRKIKSGLSKTAREHNIRILDEGTLYVATFTGDTPDGSGEPPASGRFAGKGSWKPLLTSNADGSARSHVPGMSPAEVAVFTRQAADAVGATKMDRPEDIEPSPTTGKVYCALTNNSDRGTDGKAPVDAANPRNENKNGQVLEIADDHAGTEFTWELLLVCGDPTTADTYYGGFDKTKVSPISCPDNLAFDPHGNLWISTDGNALGSNDGLFAVALDGDRRGETKQFLTVPIGAETCGPVVDSDRILVAVQHPGELDDHSADNPASHWPDGGNSQPRPAVVAVWRDGGTPIGV; translated from the coding sequence GTGCGAATCCAGTTGCCGCTGTTCACCTCCGACGGCCGCGATGCCGGCCGGTCGTCCCGCGCCCACGTCACCTGTCGGTACAAGTGCGGTGACGCCTGCCGATCCGAACCCGGAAACACCAGCGACAACGCGTACTTCCGCGACATCGTGCGTACCGCGGTCTCGCGCCGAAGCGTCCTCAAGACCTCCGCGGGTACCGCGGTGGCGTTCGGTGCGGCATCCGTGCTCGCGGCCTGCGGCGACGGCGGTTCCGGGTCCGGGTCTCGGACGGGCACCGCAGCGACAGATGCGTTGCCGGGTATGAAATTCACCGCCGTCCCGGCGAACACCGAGGACGCGGTGGTGATCCCCGACGGTTATCGGCAGGAGGTCGTGATCCGCTGGGGCGACCCCGTTCTGCCCGGCGCCCCGGACTTCGACTTCGCCGGCCAGTCCCCCGAAGCGCAGGCCAAACAGTTCGGCTTCAACAACGACTTCGCCGGACTCATCCCCGTCGACGGCGTCCCCGGGCACTTCTACCTCGTCGCCAACCTCGAGTATCCCACCGAACCGTTCATGTTCGCCGGTTACCGGGAGGGCGCACCGACCGAGCAGCAGGCGCGGATCGCGATGGCCGCGGTCGGTATCGCCGTCGTCGAAGTCGTCGCGAGGCCCGGCACCGGAGCACTGACACCGAGGGTCGGAGAGCGCAATCGACGACTAACAGCGTCGAGCCCGTTCCGGCTGACCGGCCCGGCCGCCGGCAGCGAGTTCGTCCGGACCGCAGCGGATCCGGCCGGCACCACGATCCTGGGCACTTTCGCCAACTGCTCCGGTGGCCTTACGCCGTGGGGCACGATGCTCTCCGGAGAGGAGAACTTCAACAACTACTTCGCCAACGCGAGCAAGGTCACCGACCCCAGGGCGGCCGAACGCCTCGACCGCTACTCCTTCGCCGACGATGACGACGAGCACCAGTGGGGCCGGTACGACAAGCGTTTCGATCTCGCCGTCGAACCCAACGAGGCCAACCGATTCGGGTACGTCGTCGAGGTCGATCCGCACGACCCGAAAGCCGTTCCCGTCAAACACAGTTCGCTGGGGCGGTGCAAGCACGAGTCGGCCAACATCCACGTCGTGGAGAACGGTCCGGATCGGGGCACCGTCGTCGCCTACAGCGGCGACGACGAGAAGTTCGAATACATCTATAAGTTCGTGTCGTCCCGCAAGATCAAGAGCGGACTTTCGAAGACCGCACGCGAACACAACATTCGCATCCTCGACGAGGGCACGCTCTACGTGGCGACCTTCACCGGGGACACCCCGGACGGCTCCGGTGAACCGCCTGCGTCGGGCCGGTTCGCCGGGAAGGGGTCGTGGAAGCCGCTGTTGACCAGCAACGCCGACGGATCGGCGCGCTCGCATGTGCCCGGGATGTCGCCGGCAGAGGTCGCGGTGTTCACGCGCCAGGCGGCCGACGCCGTCGGCGCCACCAAGATGGACCGCCCGGAGGACATCGAGCCCAGCCCCACGACCGGCAAGGTGTACTGCGCTCTCACCAACAACAGCGACCGCGGCACCGACGGCAAGGCACCGGTCGACGCGGCCAATCCGCGCAACGAGAACAAGAACGGGCAGGTCCTCGAGATCGCCGACGATCACGCCGGCACCGAGTTCACCTGGGAGTTGCTGCTGGTCTGCGGTGACCCGACCACCGCCGACACCTACTACGGCGGTTTCGACAAGACGAAGGTCAGCCCCATCTCCTGCCCGGACAACCTGGCCTTCGACCCGCACGGCAACCTGTGGATCTCCACCGACGGCAATGCCCTCGGATCCAACGACGGACTGTTCGCCGTCGCCCTCGACGGCGACCGCCGTGGCGAGACCAAACAGTTCCTCACCGTCCCGATCGGCGCCGAGACCTGCGGGCCGGTAGTCGACAGCGACCGCATCCTCGTCGCCGTGCAACACCCCGGTGAGCTCGACGACCACTCGGCCGACAACCCGGCGTCGCACTGGCCCGACGGCGGCAACTCCCAGCCCCGGCCCGCGGTGGTCGCGGTCTGGCGCGACGGCGGGACCCCGATCGGCGTCTGA